Proteins encoded within one genomic window of Argiope bruennichi chromosome 7, qqArgBrue1.1, whole genome shotgun sequence:
- the LOC129974998 gene encoding uncharacterized protein LOC129974998, translating to MGPSNCTIVTADTKFFIMSTTDTFHEISPFIVHKLILSHIGEVKNVKKLKSGDLLIEVSNPTQAATLSKLTALGNIKVNVSVHRNLNFSRGVISERGLKNHTESELVDELSDQKVCGARRIHIKRDGKLIPTQHVVLTFSTTELPKSIKAGYLRCPIKPYIPNPVRCFKCQRFGHSQQACRGTKICAKCSVPGHDSSECISEEIKCRNCEGAHPAFSRSCPKWALEKEILTLKMKRNISFAEARKIITERTPKPGVTYSSVIKQCTHCGHIPNPNNTETGISFQMRRGHLYRLTHHNP from the coding sequence ATGGGTCCTTCTAACTGCACCATAGTCACTGctgatacaaaatttttcatcatgTCAACAACAGATACGTTTCATGAAATCTCACCTTTTATAGTTCACAAGCTCATTTTATCTCATATTGGAgaagtaaaaaatgtaaaaaaactgaaatctggGGATTTACTCATCGAAGTATCTAATCCTACCCAAGCAGCAACTCTAAGCAAATTAACAGCATTAGGAAATATTAAAGTCAACGTTTCTGTACATAGGAATCTGAACTTTTCACGCGGAGTAATATCCGAACGCGGTCTCAAAAACCATACAGAATCTGAACTTGTAGATGAATTGTCTGATCAAAAAGTTTGTGGAGCTCGTCGTATTCACATCAAACGTGATGGTAAATTAATCCCTACACAACATGTCGTTCTAACTTTTTCCACCACAGAATTACCAAAGTCAATAAAGGCGGGTTATTTAAGATGCCCTATCAAACCCTATATTCCTAATCCAGTCAGATGCTTTAAGTGTCAAAGATTCGGACACTCGCAACAAGCTTGCAGAGGTACAAAAATATGTGCCAAATGCTCCGTTCCTGGACACGATTCTTCAGAATGTATCTCGGAGGAAATTAAATGTAGGAATTGTGAAGGTGCTCACCCAGCCTTTTCAAGATCTTGTCCTAAATGGGCCttggaaaaagaaattctgactcttaaaatgaagagaaatatttcGTTTGCAGAAGCCAGAAAAATAATTACCGAACGTACTCCCAAACCAGGAGTTACATATTCATCGGTTATTAAACAATGTACACATTGCGGACATATTCCAAATCCAAATAATACAGAAACcggaatttcatttcaaatgcgTCGAGGACACCTGTACCGTCTAACTCATCACAATCCATAA
- the LOC129974999 gene encoding uncharacterized protein LOC129974999, whose translation MLPNQMQTISHFDTFFTIKRVSDSKDTFHSVSPFLVQKAIVATVGDVAGIRKLRSGDLLIEVNSKKQAQQITKLKALATIPVTVSPHSSLNYSKGVITCGELYNVSLEEISKGFQQQGVTQVGRITIRRDGQLINTKHLILTFHSPKLPEFVKAGYLKLPVRAYIPNPLRCFQCQRFGHSKANCRGTVTCARCAEKGHESQECTAPEKCVNCGEDHASFSRLCKRWTLEKQITTLKFKENITYPEARRKILAQTPTPGLTYASVVQKQFCVNCSCPNCVKSATHTKTLEKSTDSETEHSTNNEIELSKLDKPKRNKTKSGKHLKLQLSKRGLSPQDIRTKLRKSTLRNSVALGLANQGAVHKDLTSIFGGTSKNVDLIALHPSEEEDEESI comes from the coding sequence ATGTTACCGAATCAAATGCAAACCATTTCAcatttcgatacattttttaccattaaaaGAGTTTCCGATTCCAAAGATACTTTTCACTCGGTATCACCATTTCTTGTACAAAAAGCCATAGTAGCAACCGTCGGTGATGTTGCAGGTATACGTAAACTGCGTTCTGGGGACTTGCTTATAGAAGTTAATTCTAAGAAGCAAGCGCAGCAAATAACCAAACTAAAAGCATTAGCTACAATACCAGTTACTGTTTCCCCTCACTCTtccttaaattattcaaaaggtGTCATAACCTGTGGAGAGCTGTACAATGTTTCTCTGGAAGAAATATCTAAAGGATTTCAACAGCAAGGAGTTACTCAAGTAGGCCGCATAACCATTCGGCGGGATGGGCAACTCATTAATACAAAACATCTCATCCTCACTTTCCATTCGCCTAAACTGCCTGAATTTGTAAAAGCCGGATATCTGAAATTACCTGTTAGAGCATATATACCCAATCCCTTAAGATGTTTCCAATGTCAACGTTTCGGCCACTCCAAagctaattgccgcgggacagtAACTTGTGCCCGATGTGCTGAAAAGGGTCATGAAAGCCAGGAGTGCACTGCGCCAGAAAAGTGCGTCAATTGTGGTGAAGATCATGCTTCCTTTTCGAGACTTTGCAAACGTTGGACTCTCGAGAAACAAATAACCACTCTTAAGTTCAAAGAAAACATTACATATCCTGAAGCTAGACGTAAAATACTAGCTCAAACACCTACGCCTGGTTTAACCTATGCTTCTGTGGTACAGAAACAGTTTTGTGTAAACTGTTCTTGTCCGAATTGTGTAAAATCtgccacacacacaaaaacacttGAAAAATCAACTGATTCAGAAACAGAGCATTCCacaaacaatgaaattgaattatcGAAACTTGacaaacctaaaagaaataaaacaaaatctggaaagcatttgaaattacaACTCTCAAAACGCGGTCTTTCTCCACAGGATATTAGAACAAAACTTAGAAAATCAACCTTGCGCAATTCGGTTGCTTTGGGACTCGCAAATCAAGGTGCAGTCCACAAAGACCtaacgtccatttttggtggcACATCCAAAAATGTAGACCTAATCGCACTTCATCCATctgaagaagaggatgaagaatccatctga
- the LOC129975000 gene encoding uncharacterized protein LOC129975000 — protein MIGETQVTVAAHRSLNHSRGVISEREFQTDLEEDILNCLKEQNVIAVRRITIKKNNQIQPTKHLILTFNTPVLPKSVKIAYINCSVKPYIPNPIRCFKCQKFGHTITACRGDKEICARCSLPDHNSNNCTSTTPKCFNCSGDHPAYFRSCPRYKEEKEIQTVKITKNIPFPEARKIVTDRTP, from the coding sequence atgataggGGAAACCCAAGTCACTGTTGCAGCCCATCGATCTTTAAATCATTCTAGAGGCGTTATATCGGAACGAGAATTCCAGACGGACCTTGAGGAAGACATCCTAAATTGTCTCAAAGAACAAAATGTAATAGCTGTTCGTAGAAtcacgattaaaaaaaacaatcaaatccaGCCTACAAAGCACCTTATCTTAACATTCAACACTCCTGTTTTACCAAAATCTGTGAAAATAGCCTATATAAACTGTTCTGTTAAACCATACATACCGAATCCCATCCGATGTTTCAAATGTCAGAAATTTGGACACACCATAACTGCATGCAGGGGAGACAAAGAAATTTGTGCTCGATGCTCCCTTCCTGATCATAATAGTAACAATTGCACTTCGACAACAccaaaatgtttcaattgtaGCGGTGACCATCCGGCATACTTCCGATCATGCCCACgttacaaagaagaaaaagaaattcaaacagttaaaatcacaaaaaacatACCTTTTCCAGAAGCTCGAAAAATAGTAACAGACAGAACACCTTAA